In Methanosarcina barkeri MS, a single window of DNA contains:
- a CDS encoding adenosylhomocysteinase — MTEKELIESGNMKMDWARNHMPVLSIVRKKFEEEKPLKGMKVGMALHVEAKTAVLVETLAAGGAEVAITGCNPLSTQDDVSLALGTRKNISCFARYGVESQEYYEAIDRVLDIKPDITIDDGADLIFKLHKERTDLLPNILGGCEETTTGVHRLHAMEKEGALKMAVIAVNDAMTKYLFDNRYGTGQSAWDGINRTTNLLVAGKNVVVAGYGWCGRGVAMRASGLGANVIVTEVDPVRALEARMDGYRVMKMADAAKLGEIFVTTTGNRDILTAKNFKSMPDGAILANSGHFNVEIDMEALESLAKSVRTVRHNIKEYDLGDRRINVIAEGRLVNLAAGDGHPAEVMDMSFANQALCVRYIAENKLPNGVHKVPLELDTFVARMKLQSMGITIDELTPTQKCYMSGWECGT; from the coding sequence ATGACCGAAAAAGAACTCATAGAATCCGGAAATATGAAGATGGACTGGGCAAGAAACCATATGCCCGTACTTTCCATCGTCAGAAAAAAATTTGAGGAGGAAAAACCCCTTAAAGGGATGAAGGTAGGAATGGCTCTACATGTGGAAGCAAAAACTGCAGTCCTTGTAGAGACTCTTGCTGCAGGCGGTGCAGAGGTAGCAATTACCGGCTGCAATCCTCTCAGTACGCAGGACGACGTGTCCCTTGCTCTTGGCACCCGCAAGAACATAAGCTGTTTTGCAAGATATGGAGTCGAGAGCCAGGAATATTACGAAGCAATCGACCGGGTCCTGGACATCAAACCCGATATCACAATCGATGACGGGGCAGACCTTATATTTAAATTACATAAAGAAAGGACCGACCTGCTTCCGAATATCCTTGGCGGCTGCGAAGAAACAACAACCGGTGTTCACAGGCTTCATGCGATGGAAAAGGAAGGAGCCCTGAAAATGGCGGTAATCGCAGTGAACGATGCAATGACTAAATACCTCTTTGACAACCGCTATGGGACAGGACAGTCAGCCTGGGACGGGATTAACAGGACCACAAACCTCTTGGTAGCAGGCAAAAACGTTGTTGTTGCAGGCTACGGCTGGTGTGGGCGTGGAGTTGCAATGCGTGCTTCAGGCCTTGGAGCAAATGTAATCGTTACCGAAGTCGATCCTGTAAGAGCTCTTGAAGCCAGGATGGACGGGTACAGAGTCATGAAGATGGCAGATGCTGCAAAATTAGGTGAAATCTTCGTGACCACCACAGGAAACCGTGATATCCTCACAGCCAAAAATTTCAAGTCCATGCCTGACGGAGCAATCCTTGCAAATTCCGGCCACTTCAATGTGGAAATCGATATGGAAGCCCTTGAATCTCTTGCAAAATCCGTCCGGACCGTAAGACACAACATAAAAGAATACGACCTCGGCGACAGGCGCATCAATGTCATAGCAGAAGGCAGGCTGGTCAACCTTGCCGCCGGTGACGGCCACCCGGCTGAAGTCATGGATATGAGTTTTGCAAACCAGGCACTCTGTGTGCGTTATATTGCCGAAAACAAGCTTCCTAATGGAGTCCATAAGGTACCTCTGGAACTTGATACTTTTGTGGCAAGAATGAAACTTCAGTCAATGGGCATAACCATCGACGAACTCACGCCGACGCAGAAATGCTACATGAGCGGCTGGGAGTGCGGGACATAA
- a CDS encoding 4Fe-4S binding protein: MNEKKIDESLLKSKGFLPQRQENMFSMRLKVVSGNLDIEKLRAIADAAEKYGSGYVHITSRQQIEVPFVKLEDAEAANNELEKQGISGGSIGKRVRAVVACQGDRVCKNGLINCESLASRIDEKYFGEAVPKKLKIAVTGCPSACVRPQENDFGIMGTVKPKTVEENCVGCKRCEKACKVGAIKVLDDKASIDTEKCILCGACIAACRKDALRAEKTGCTIFVGGKAGRQPMQGIKLLELADEEQLFSVLEKTFEYYRREGLDGERLGELIDRLGIDKYKEEVLS; this comes from the coding sequence GTCTTTACTAAAAAGTAAAGGATTTCTGCCTCAGAGGCAGGAAAACATGTTTTCAATGCGTCTGAAGGTCGTGAGTGGGAATCTGGATATCGAAAAACTGCGAGCAATTGCAGATGCAGCCGAGAAGTATGGCTCTGGCTATGTTCACATAACCTCAAGGCAGCAGATTGAGGTTCCTTTTGTTAAACTTGAAGATGCGGAAGCAGCAAACAACGAACTTGAAAAGCAGGGCATTTCAGGAGGCTCTATCGGAAAAAGAGTAAGAGCAGTAGTCGCCTGCCAGGGAGATAGGGTATGCAAAAACGGGTTGATTAACTGCGAGAGTCTGGCAAGCAGGATCGATGAAAAATACTTCGGGGAAGCTGTCCCTAAAAAGCTCAAGATTGCAGTAACAGGTTGCCCTTCAGCCTGTGTAAGGCCTCAGGAAAATGATTTTGGAATCATGGGAACAGTAAAGCCCAAAACCGTCGAGGAAAATTGTGTCGGTTGCAAGCGTTGTGAAAAGGCTTGTAAGGTGGGAGCAATAAAAGTTCTGGATGATAAAGCCTCTATAGATACTGAAAAATGCATTCTCTGCGGAGCATGTATTGCAGCCTGCCGTAAAGATGCCCTCAGGGCAGAAAAAACCGGATGCACGATCTTTGTTGGAGGCAAAGCCGGGCGCCAGCCCATGCAGGGAATAAAGCTTCTTGAGCTTGCAGACGAAGAGCAGCTTTTCTCAGTCCTTGAAAAAACCTTTGAGTATTACAGAAGAGAAGGCCTTGATGGGGAAAGGTTAGGAGAACTCATTGATAGGCTCGGTATTGATAAGTATAAGGAAGAAGTCCTTTCCTGA
- a CDS encoding amidohydrolase family protein, with protein sequence MADIIVKNAYVLTMDPDAGDLKNGTVVIEDGKITEIGEKTSESADTVIDAKHSVVMPGLVNTHTHAAMTLFRGYADDLQLADWLEGHIWPAEAKLTADDVYKGSLLACLEMIRSGTTSFADMYFYMDETAKAVEASGLRASLCHGLIELWNEEKGATDLKEGKRFVRAWQGAADGRIKTMYGPHAPNTCSEEYLAKVREEANRDGAGIHIHLLETEAELLAMKERYGKCSVHLLEDIGFLGPDVLAAHCVWLSDGDIEILGKRGVNVSHNVISNMKLASGIAPVHKMLEKGVNVSLGTDGCASNNNLDLFEEMKTAALLHKVNTFSPTALPARQVLQMGTVNGAKALGTETGMLKVGMKADLIVVDMKKPHLTPCFNVPSHLVYSAKGSDVRTTIVNGKVLMDDYKVLVLDEQKVMEETQKAAEELVARVNA encoded by the coding sequence ATGGCTGACATAATTGTAAAAAATGCTTACGTTCTGACGATGGACCCTGATGCGGGAGACCTCAAAAACGGGACTGTTGTCATCGAAGACGGAAAGATTACGGAGATAGGGGAAAAGACCAGCGAAAGTGCCGATACTGTAATTGATGCAAAACACTCGGTAGTAATGCCAGGGCTTGTAAATACACATACTCATGCCGCAATGACTCTTTTTCGAGGTTATGCCGACGATTTGCAGCTTGCAGACTGGCTTGAAGGGCATATCTGGCCTGCCGAGGCAAAGCTGACTGCAGATGATGTCTATAAAGGCAGTCTGCTTGCCTGCCTGGAAATGATCAGGTCAGGCACTACTTCTTTTGCGGACATGTACTTTTATATGGACGAGACTGCAAAAGCTGTTGAGGCATCAGGGCTTCGGGCCTCGCTTTGTCATGGGCTTATAGAACTCTGGAACGAAGAAAAAGGAGCAACAGACCTCAAAGAAGGGAAGCGCTTTGTCCGGGCCTGGCAGGGAGCGGCTGACGGCAGAATAAAAACAATGTATGGGCCTCATGCCCCGAATACCTGCTCTGAGGAATATCTTGCAAAGGTAAGGGAAGAAGCCAACAGGGACGGTGCAGGAATCCATATCCATCTCCTTGAAACGGAAGCCGAACTTCTGGCTATGAAAGAAAGGTACGGGAAATGTTCTGTGCACCTTCTGGAAGACATAGGGTTTTTAGGGCCTGATGTGCTTGCTGCTCACTGTGTCTGGCTTTCCGACGGCGACATCGAAATTTTGGGAAAGAGAGGAGTGAATGTTTCTCATAATGTCATAAGTAATATGAAACTAGCTTCAGGGATTGCACCTGTACACAAGATGCTAGAAAAAGGAGTCAATGTGAGCCTTGGCACTGACGGATGTGCCTCAAACAATAACCTTGACCTTTTTGAGGAGATGAAAACGGCTGCTCTTCTTCATAAAGTCAATACCTTCAGCCCTACTGCCCTTCCTGCGCGACAGGTGCTTCAAATGGGTACGGTAAACGGTGCAAAAGCCCTTGGCACAGAAACCGGTATGTTGAAAGTCGGAATGAAAGCGGACCTTATCGTGGTAGATATGAAAAAACCGCATCTTACTCCCTGTTTTAATGTTCCCTCTCACCTGGTGTACTCTGCAAAAGGAAGCGATGTCAGGACAACAATTGTAAATGGAAAGGTCCTTATGGATGATTACAAAGTGCTGGTCCTGGATGAGCAGAAAGTTATGGAAGAGACTCAAAAAGCCGCAGAAGAGCTTGTTGCAAGGGTAAACGCTTGA